A single Xiphias gladius isolate SHS-SW01 ecotype Sanya breed wild chromosome 18, ASM1685928v1, whole genome shotgun sequence DNA region contains:
- the si:dkeyp-110g5.4 gene encoding uncharacterized protein si:dkeyp-110g5.4 gives MDSLDILEIYIPVDAEVKNIPLWSLPDSVLRRMGFTLSESKGSRKLAGSPEGIWICPANIRMKGQKPASQTGYSGVENMSSLLGREFRARQGAFQMSVVSCNHAAYKVLEDITPGNKDYAHRSHTSLLPQGLAPQIYQTAIVIYHGCIYLSIRKPNRSQSQQVTREPQPAAWSSLPSTSSSKSWKKELLNDNMPEKKHTTCKVSHSENKKDATLKVRDVSSSKTAISVPQSTGSLHKVDSHCHKNARGERATEEAAALEPAWFQPEGGEEVVANKDSGECEMLDLGGEEAEITSQNNAMDTDMQIDRSEVNQSSNQSCTRREPLGATCGATSLVKEFDFKELAQEEMIAQMKARLRQNEAALNNFPSL, from the exons TGGATGCTGAGGTGAAAAACATCCCTCTGTGGAGCTTACCAGACTCGGTGCTGAGAAGAATGGGCTTCACCCTGTCTGAGTCTAAAGGTTCCAGGAAGCTTGCAGGCTCTCCAGAAGGCATATGGATTTGTCCAGCAAACATACGAATGAAAGGTCAGAAACCGGCCTCCCAAACAGGCTACAGTGGGGTAGAAAATATGTCCTCACTGCTTGGCAGAGAGTTTCGGGCCAGACAGGGGGCCTTCCAAATGTCTGTTGTCTCCTGCAACCACGCTGCTTACAAGGTGCTGGAGGATATCACTCCTGGGAACAAGGACTATGCACACAGATCTCACACCTCCCTGTTGCCTCAGGGTTTGGCACCACAGATCTACCAAACTGCTATTGTCATCTACCACGGATGCATTTACCTGTCCATCAGGAAGCCCAATCGAAGCCAGAGTCAACAAGTTACACGTGAACCACAGCCAGCTGCCTGGTCTTCCCTTCCTTCCACATCGTCATCAAAAAGCTGGAAGAAG GAGCTGCTAAATGACAACATGcctgagaaaaaacacaccacatgTAAAGTatcacacagtgaaaacaagaaAGATGCTACACTCAAGGTAAGGGATGTATCCTCATCCAAGACTGCTATTTCTGTCCCTCAGTCCACTGGTAGTTTGCACAAAGTGGACAGCCACTGTCACAAGAATGCTAGAGGAGAGCGGGCGACAGAGGAAGCAGCAGCCCTAGAGCCAGCTTGGTTTCAGCCTgaggggggagaggaggtggtggCCAACAAGGACAGTGGTGAATGTGAGATGCTGGACCTGGGCGGTGAAGAAGCTGAGATAACCAGTCAAAACAATGCCATGGACACTGATATGCAAATCGACAGAAGTGAAGTTAACCAAAGTAGCAACCAAAGCTGCACCAGGAGAGAGCCTCTGGGTGCAACATGTGGCGCCACATCACTGGTGAAGGAGTTTGACTTTAAGGAGCTGGCACAAGAGGAGATGATTGCTCAAATGAAGGCCAGACTCAGACAGAATGAAGCTGCCCTCAACAACTTTCCTTCTTTGTAA